The DNA window AGCTCAGGTTTCTAGAAACAAGAAATAATCACGACCATTATTTAACATCCAATTAATATGAAAAAAGTGTATGACGTGGCGGTTGTCGGCGGCGGACCCATCGGTTCTTATACAGCATACCAATTGGCCGGAAGAGGCTTTAAAGTCTGCGTGTTAGATGAGAAAAAAATTATCAGCGAAGGGGTTATTTGTTCGGGAATAATAAGCAAAGAGGCATTCAGGCGTTTCGATTTACCCCGCGCATCCATATTGACGGACATTGACTCTTTCCGGGTTGTATCCCCCGGGGGTCAAACTCTGGAATATAGGCATCAGAGTCCTTTTGCCCATATTGTTGATCGCGAAAAATTCAACGAGGATATCATGGAAAAAGCCAGGGAAAAAAGCGCGCAGATATACCTTGATCATCGGGTGGACAGAATCGACAAAACCGGCGATTTTTATATGATATCTCATAATGGTGCCGTGCTACAAAGCAAGGCGGTGATCCTGGCAACCGGTATCAAGTATGATTTGCATGCAGCATCGGGTCTGGGCAAGCCGTCCAAATTTCTCTACGGTTCGCAGACCGAAATCCCTTTGTCAATGCCGATTTCGACGATTGAAGTCCATCTCGGTCAAAGTTTTGCGCCGGGATCTTTTGGCTGGATCGCGCCGTTACACAAAGATACGTCGCGGGTTGGCGTTATCGCTGAGGAAAAAGGTAAACATTTATTAATGCGCATGCTCAGGGAAAGAATCAATTATCCCGCTAGTAAAATAAAGATAAACATGATAAAATCAAAACCTATTGTCTTTGGTCCGATCAAGCCCAGCGTTAACGGCATGCTTTTAGCGGTTGGCGAGGCTGCCGGGCAAGTAAAAACAACGACCGGCGGAGGAATATTTTTCGGATTACTGTGTTCAGAAATTGCGGTTGATAAATTGACCGCGACATTAAAAGGTAAATATGTATTAAATGAATACGAAACTGCCTGGCGGCAGGCTCTGCATGCAGAACTCGAAATCGGGATGGAGTTGAGAAAAATTGCCGGCATCCTGGGTGACAAACAAGTGGAAAATTTGCTTAGTTTTATCAAAAAGAACCCGGTATTAATTAAGTGGATAATACCGCACATTAAGTATGATTTTCATTCAAACTTCCTGCTGGATTGCCTGAAAGGATTTCAATCATTGCTGGGTTCCTGGCAACCAAAAGCTTTCAGGAATGATGATGTGACCCTTCTACATGTGAATAGTTGTTTAAACTCGAGACCTTTTGCCGAAAAGAACCTTGAACCGGCATTCATACCCTCAGGTTCATGGAGAAATCCTTTAATCTGAAAAAGTCCATCCTCAATCTCTCTTTAATAAGGGAAATTTAAGGTATTTGCCATTGACACTAATTCAGTCTTAGGTATAATCAAACATGTATAATTTAGTGGTTGCCGATGATCATACGCTGGTCCGGCAGGGTCTGCGCAGGATCATTGAAGAGGGCGGCGCATACAAAGTTGTCGGTGAGACCGGGGATGGCGCCGGGATTATTCCCTTGATTCGCCGACTTATCCCCGATATGATCATTCTTGATATTTCACTGCCCAATCTCAGAGGGATTGAAGCAATCCGCAAGATCATCAAAATCAACAAAAAGATCAAAATCCTGATTCTAACCATGCATAAAAACGAAGAATATGTGTACGAGAGTTTGACCAACGGCGCCCATGGTTATCTGCTGAAAGAGGATGCGGACAGTGAATTGATCAAGGCAATCAGCATGATTCAGTCGGATAAGTTATATATATCTTCATCCTTCAGCAGCGACATCATCAAAGGTTTGGTTCAGAGAAAAAACCATAAAAGCGTCAAGTCACAGTTCAGGATCCTTTCCGTACGTGAAAGAGAAGTCCTCAAGTTGCTTGCTGAAGGAAATTCCAGCAAGAAGATAGCAGGTCAATTGAGTATTAGCACCAGGACGGTTGAACATCACCGCCTGAATATCATGAAAAAACTAAAAATCTCGAATATCGCGAGCTT is part of the bacterium genome and encodes:
- a CDS encoding NAD(P)/FAD-dependent oxidoreductase, translating into MKKVYDVAVVGGGPIGSYTAYQLAGRGFKVCVLDEKKIISEGVICSGIISKEAFRRFDLPRASILTDIDSFRVVSPGGQTLEYRHQSPFAHIVDREKFNEDIMEKAREKSAQIYLDHRVDRIDKTGDFYMISHNGAVLQSKAVILATGIKYDLHAASGLGKPSKFLYGSQTEIPLSMPISTIEVHLGQSFAPGSFGWIAPLHKDTSRVGVIAEEKGKHLLMRMLRERINYPASKIKINMIKSKPIVFGPIKPSVNGMLLAVGEAAGQVKTTTGGGIFFGLLCSEIAVDKLTATLKGKYVLNEYETAWRQALHAELEIGMELRKIAGILGDKQVENLLSFIKKNPVLIKWIIPHIKYDFHSNFLLDCLKGFQSLLGSWQPKAFRNDDVTLLHVNSCLNSRPFAEKNLEPAFIPSGSWRNPLI
- a CDS encoding response regulator transcription factor, with protein sequence MYNLVVADDHTLVRQGLRRIIEEGGAYKVVGETGDGAGIIPLIRRLIPDMIILDISLPNLRGIEAIRKIIKINKKIKILILTMHKNEEYVYESLTNGAHGYLLKEDADSELIKAISMIQSDKLYISSSFSSDIIKGLVQRKNHKSVKSQFRILSVREREVLKLLAEGNSSKKIAGQLSISTRTVEHHRLNIMKKLKISNIASLVQYAIKAGLVDLA